One Engystomops pustulosus chromosome 7, aEngPut4.maternal, whole genome shotgun sequence DNA window includes the following coding sequences:
- the SPTLC2 gene encoding serine palmitoyltransferase 2, translating to MPRYSTGEAPGGHSYLQKAAMNGSCKIENGGLKNGYVKNGVCPEDRILNGGLYKRPFHEAFEETPMLVAVLTYMGYGILTLFGYLRDFLRAWKIEKCHNATEREDQRDFVPLYQDFENFYTRNLYMRIRDNWNRPVCSVPGERVDIMERFTDDYNWTFKFTGRVIKGVINMGSYNYLGFAQNSGFCAEASAVVLQQYGGGVCSTRQEMGNLDKHEELEHLVAEFLGVDAAMTYGMGFATNSMNIPALAGKGCLILSDELNHASLVLGARLSGATIRIFKHNNMQSLEKLLRDAIVHGQPRTHRPWRKILILVEGIYSMEGSIVRLPEVIALKKKYKAYLYLDEAHSIGALGPNGRGVVDYFGLDPRDVDIMMGTFTKSFGGAGGYIGGSKVLIDYLRKHSHSTAYATSMSPPVAEQIITSMKCIMGADGTSLGRERVEQLAENTRYFRRRLTEMGFIIYGNSDSPVVPLMLYMPAKIGAFGREMLKRHIGVVVVGFPATPIIESRARFCVSAAHTKEMLDEALSKISEVGDLLQLKYSRHHFVPLLDRPFDETTYEETED from the exons ATGCCGCGCTACAGCACCGGAGAGGCTCCCGGGGGGCACAGCTACCTACAGAAGGCTGCAATGAACGGCAGCTGCAAGATCGAAAACGGAGGGCTCAAAAACGGATACGTGAAAAATGGCGTGTGCCCCGAGGATCGG ATTCTTAACGGTGGGTTGTACAAGAGACCATTCCATGAGGCATTTGAGGAAACCCCGATGTTGGTTGCCGTCCTTACCTACATGGGCTATGGGATTCTCACCTTGTTTGGTTACCTGCGGGATTTCCTCCGGGCCTGGAAGATTGAAAAGTGTCACAACGCCACAGAACGGGAGGATCAGAGA GATTTTGTCCCTCTGTATCAAGACTTTGAGAATTTTTACACACGGAACCTTTATATGAGGATTCGGGATAACTGGAACCGGCCAGTGTGCAGCGTCCCAGGGGAACGAGTGGACATTATGGAGCGGTTTACAGATGACTACAACTGGACCTTTAA GTTTACTGGTCGAGTGATTAAGGGAGTCATTAACATGGGCTCTTACAATTACCTGGGCTTTGCACAGAACAGTGGATTTTGTGCTGAGGCTTCAGCTGTCGTCTTGCAGCAGTATGGAGGGGGAGTATGCAGCACACGGCAGGAGATGG GCAACCTGGACAAGCATGAAGAGCTGGAACACCTGGTTGCGGAATTCCTTGGTGTGGATGCAGCCATGACCTATGGAATGGGTTTTGCTACAAACTCTATGAACATCCCGGCTCTGGCAGGAAAG ggctGTCTGATCCTCAGTGATGAGTTGAACCATGCAAGCTTGGTACTGGGGGCTCGGCTCTCAGGGGCTACAATCCGCATCTTTAAGCACAACA ATATGCAGAGTCTGGAGAAGCTGCTGAGAGATGCTATAGTTCATGGTCAGCCTCGTACTCACCGGCCTTGGAGAAAGATTCTTATCCTGGTTGAGGGTATATACAG CATGGAGGGTTCCATTGTCCGCCTGCCTGAGGTCATTGCCCTGAAGAAGAAGTACAAGGCTTATCTCTATTTGGATGAGGCGCACAGTATTGGTGCACTGGGACCAAACGGCAGAGGTGTGGTAGATTACTTTGGTCTGGATCCCCGGGATGTGGACATCATGATGGGAACATTCACTAAAAGCTTTGGTGGAGCAGGGggctacattgggggcagtaag GTTCTTATTGACTATCTACGAAAACACTCCCATAGCACAGCGTATGCAACCTCCATGTCTCCGCCAGTGGCAGAGCAGATCATCACTTCTATGAAGTGTATTATGGGTGCCGATGGCACCAGCCTTG GAAGGGAGCGCGTAGAGCAGCTTGCGGAAAACACCCGCTATTTCAGACGCCGCCTTACTGAGATGGGGTTTATCATCTATGGCAACAGTGACTCTCCTGTAGTTCCATTAATGTTGTACATGCCAGCAAAGATTGG GGCATTTGGACGAGAAATGCTGAAAAGACACATTGGTGTAGTAGTTGTGGGGTTCCCAGCCACCCCAATTATTGAATCTAGAGCACGATTCTGTGTGTCAGCTGCTCATACCAAGGAAATGCTGGATGAG GCTCTGAGCAAGATCAGTGAGGTTGGGGACCTTCTGCAGCTAAAATATTCCCGCCACCACTTTGTGCCATTGCTGGATCGGCCATTTGATGAGACCACATACGAGGAGACAGAAGACTGA